From Montipora foliosa isolate CH-2021 chromosome 6, ASM3666993v2, whole genome shotgun sequence, a single genomic window includes:
- the LOC138008338 gene encoding uncharacterized protein translates to MTQKSNQLCTQHFWRPCSSQVNLRRINLKTVTVAFDSTDPYGEPQITAKCSCTGLQHVGTRGIEAVRTEQVPTTALSDARPIAFLHRDYVASSSPCAVEDTRSLHSNSDSCSERMLSTNILSRMAKTKASWVENQKHPGPENSPERKSPILCKGKPLGHASLTPYMKKKLSSDRGTKGVRDGKRIDLLPISKYLAQYRDEKRSLYKDTRLPLVRISSYHAMCCCEDDTGYSDCSNKEKHELKQIITFFATKDVFKPFRARSLPTRGETLYMEPLQDKLKAKTEYDIKLPTLSGSVNYSTNGVNNAFVTEISKHSKMRRSRFGKNATLAFPLIANL, encoded by the exons ATGACTCAGAAATCAAACCAGTTATGTACACAACATTTCTGGAGACCGTGTTCCTCCCAAGTGAATTTGCGAAG GATCAACCTCAAGACAGTAACAGTTGCCTTTGATAGCACCGACCCTTACGGCGAGCCACAGATCACTGCTAAGTGCTCGTGTACAGGACTACAGCACGTCGGGACACGAGGAATAGAAGCTGTTAGAACTGAACAAGTGCCAACGACAGCTCTAAGCGACGCTCGGCCAATTGCTTTCCTTCACCGTGATTACGTTGCATCATCAAGCCCATGCGCCGTGGAAGATACTCGATCCTTGCATTCAAATTCAGATAGCTGTTCCGAGAGGATGCTAAGCACGAATATTTTATCACGCATGGCAAAGACTAAAGCTTCTTGGGTGGAAAACCAAAAACATCCGGGTCCAGAAAATTCACCTGAAAGAAAGAGTCCAATTTTGTGCAAAGGTAAGCCTTTAGGGCACGCTTCGTTGACGCCGTACATGAAAAAAAAGCTATCCTCCGATAGAGGGACAAAAGGTGTTCGAGACGGAAAAAGAATCGATTTATTACCGATCTCAAAATACCTCGCGCAGTACCGAGACGAAAAGAGATCATTGTACAAAGATACACGATTACCACTCGTTCGTATTAGTTCGTATCACGCCATGTGCTGCTGCGAAGACGACACGGGATACTCGGATTGCTCGAATAAGGAGAAACATGAACTTAAACAAATAATCACTTTCTTTGCCACCAAGGACGTTTTCAAGCCTTTTCGCGCAAGATCACTGCCCACTCGAGGCGAGACTTTATACATGGAGCCTTTACAAGACAAGTTGAAGGCCAAAACAGAATATGACATCAAGTTACCGACGCTTAGCGGAAGCGTGAACTACTCAACCAACGGCGTAAACAACGCTTTTGTCACTGAAATAAGCAAACACTCAAAAATGAGGCGCAGTAGATTTGGTAAAAATGCAACTCTTGCCTTTCCTCTAATTGCAAACTTATAG
- the LOC138008340 gene encoding AKT-interacting protein-like has protein sequence MIGAEDFQISCRDDTTISELWHLAKNHLDGVYVMPSLKSLNVWHGILFVRGGPYQGGIFRFIIFLQDGSAGSRPLLIFTTPVFHPQVHPTSGTLNLDIKFPQWERGKNRVWQMLDFMKTCFYNVQTWRGTNKVAINVIHRSLEEFKQRAAVCAAEAVWLFDCETMKGNSVDMDSCDNDDDDDDGNILSQKIFSGSSYIERKRLMLSGNICHLGTFSCML, from the coding sequence ATGATTGGAGCAGAGGATTTTCAGATTTCATGTCGGGATGATACAACTATTTCTGAATTGTGGCATTTAGCCAAAAATCATCTGGATGGTGTTTATGTAATGCCATCTTTAAAGTCCTTAAATGTCTGGCACGGGATACTGTTTGTAAGAGGGGGACCATACCAAGGTGGCATATTCAGATTTATCATATTCCTTCAGGATGGATCTGCGGGAAGTCGACCTCTTCTCATTTTCACGACACCGGTCTTCCATCCCCAAGTACATCCAACAAGTGGAACACTCAACCTGGACATCAAATTTCCTCAGTGGGAAAGAGGTAAAAACAGAGTATGGCAAATGCTTGATTTTATGAAGACTTGTTTCTACAATGTACAAACTTGGCGAGGGACAAATAAAGTGGCCATTAATGTCATTCATCGCAGCCTTGAAGAATTCAAGCAAAGGGCTGCGGTTTGTGCTGCAGAAGCAGTTTGGTTGTTTGACTGTGAGACAATGAAAGGCAATAGTGTAGACATGGACAgctgtgataatgatgatgatgatgatgatggtaacATACTGAGTCAGAAGATTTTCTCTGGATCTTCTTACATAGAAAGGAAAAGATTGATGTTAAGTGGGAACATTTGCCATCTTGGGACATTTTCTTGCATGTTGTGA